The Bradyrhizobium sp. WBAH42 genome includes a window with the following:
- a CDS encoding tripartite tricarboxylate transporter substrate binding protein: MSKISRRNFAASTATVAASAAFGFKPALAQAYPARPVTVIVPWGAGGGTDATARIVAALLEKDLGQPFNVVNRTGGSGVVGHSAIATAQPDGYTIGMLTVEISMMHWQGLTDLTPKSYTPLALMNEDPPGIQVSSSSPYKTVKELADAIKAAPPGKFKASGTGQGGIWHLALVGWMQAMGLPANQVAWVPSNGAAPAMQDLAAGGLDLTTCSVPEARAIIEAGKARSLAIMAPARNPVFKDVPTLKEAMGIDYATGAWRGIAGPKNLPPEIATKLTAALKKVYDSAEFKDFMSNRGFGTVWGDAAHFADFMDKGDAQMGEAMKAAGLSKA, from the coding sequence ATGTCCAAGATTTCGCGCCGCAACTTTGCGGCTTCCACCGCCACAGTCGCGGCATCCGCCGCTTTCGGCTTCAAGCCCGCACTTGCGCAAGCCTATCCGGCCCGTCCGGTCACCGTGATCGTGCCCTGGGGCGCCGGCGGCGGCACCGATGCCACCGCGCGCATCGTCGCGGCGCTGCTGGAGAAGGACCTCGGCCAGCCGTTCAACGTGGTCAACCGCACCGGCGGCTCCGGCGTGGTCGGCCACAGCGCGATCGCGACCGCGCAGCCCGACGGCTACACCATCGGCATGCTCACGGTCGAAATCTCGATGATGCACTGGCAGGGCCTCACCGACCTGACGCCGAAGAGCTACACGCCGCTGGCACTGATGAACGAGGATCCGCCCGGCATCCAGGTCTCCTCCTCCTCGCCCTACAAGACGGTCAAGGAGCTCGCCGATGCGATCAAGGCGGCGCCTCCCGGCAAGTTCAAGGCCTCCGGCACCGGCCAGGGCGGCATCTGGCATCTGGCGCTGGTCGGCTGGATGCAGGCGATGGGCCTGCCTGCCAACCAGGTCGCCTGGGTGCCGTCGAATGGCGCAGCACCCGCGATGCAGGATCTTGCCGCCGGCGGTCTCGACCTCACCACCTGCTCGGTGCCGGAGGCGCGCGCGATCATCGAGGCCGGCAAGGCCAGGAGCCTCGCCATCATGGCGCCCGCGCGCAACCCGGTGTTCAAGGACGTGCCGACGCTGAAGGAGGCCATGGGCATCGACTACGCAACCGGCGCCTGGCGCGGCATTGCCGGGCCGAAAAATCTGCCGCCGGAGATCGCAACGAAGCTCACGGCGGCGCTGAAGAAGGTCTACGACTCGGCCGAGTTCAAGGATTTCATGAGCAATCGCGGCTTCGGCACCGTGTGGGGCGATGCGGCCCACTTCGCGGACTTCATGGACAAGGGCGATGCCCAGATGGGCGAGGCGATGAAGGCCGCGGGCCTGAGCAAGGCGTGA
- a CDS encoding DUF2267 domain-containing protein: MDELIGRLATNASIDGAVAEKTVGIILAFLRNEGPSDTVQALIDQIPGAEAAIEASKSGGALSRLMGGGLMAVGTRLMSLGLGMSEIQNVSRELFRYGRDKIGADQMGKIIAGTPGLSQFA, encoded by the coding sequence ATGGACGAGCTGATCGGACGGCTGGCGACAAACGCCAGCATAGACGGTGCTGTCGCTGAAAAGACCGTCGGCATCATCCTGGCCTTCCTTCGCAACGAGGGTCCTTCCGACACCGTGCAGGCCCTGATCGATCAGATCCCCGGAGCGGAAGCTGCGATCGAAGCGTCCAAGAGCGGTGGCGCCCTGTCGCGGCTGATGGGCGGCGGCTTGATGGCCGTCGGCACGCGCCTGATGAGCCTCGGGCTCGGCATGTCCGAGATTCAAAACGTCTCCCGTGAACTTTTCCGCTACGGGCGAGACAAAATCGGAGCGGATCAGATGGGCAAGATCATTGCGGGGACGCCGGGCCTCAGCCAGTTCGCCTGA
- a CDS encoding DUF4332 domain-containing protein has product MTYPISEIEGLPAFAANKLKAQGIRTTDALLEAASTVKGRKALSAKTGISEQQLLEWANVSDYMRIPGMGRAKVGLVRAAGVTTVRELAYRNPARLAQSMREANEKKKLVRLLPSEKSVGDIIAKAKKLPPKITY; this is encoded by the coding sequence ATGACATATCCGATCTCCGAGATTGAGGGCCTGCCGGCCTTTGCCGCCAACAAGCTGAAGGCGCAAGGAATCCGCACCACGGACGCGCTGCTCGAGGCGGCCTCCACCGTGAAGGGCCGCAAGGCGCTTTCGGCCAAGACCGGCATCAGCGAGCAGCAATTGCTGGAATGGGCCAACGTCTCCGACTACATGCGCATCCCCGGCATGGGCAGGGCCAAGGTCGGGCTCGTCCGCGCCGCCGGCGTCACCACCGTGCGCGAGCTCGCCTATCGAAATCCGGCGAGACTGGCGCAGAGCATGCGCGAGGCCAACGAGAAGAAGAAGCTCGTCCGCCTCCTGCCTTCCGAGAAGTCGGTCGGCGACATCATCGCCAAGGCCAAGAAGCTGCCGCCGAAGATTACGTATTAG
- the folP gene encoding dihydropteroate synthase, protein MNASPSPSVPPAGSAGIDALRTLVGRPLPAVMGVLNITPDSFSDGGEFIAPARALERARAMIAAGVDIIDIGAESTRPYQGARPVTAAEELARLKPVLSDIVALGVPVSIDSMKAEVVAFALDQGAAIANDVWGLQRDAEMAPLIAARGVPVIVMHNRDSVDPAIDIVADIKTFFLRSLDLAAKAGIARDKIVLDPGIGFGKTAEQSMTALARLRELDMFGLPILVGASRKRFIVTVSPSEPSERLAGSIAAHLIAAQRGAKIIRTHDVAETLQALRVAHAIESEQ, encoded by the coding sequence ATGAATGCCTCGCCCTCCCCTTCCGTCCCGCCGGCCGGCTCGGCCGGGATCGACGCGCTGCGGACGCTCGTGGGCCGGCCGCTTCCTGCGGTGATGGGCGTGCTCAACATCACCCCGGATTCCTTCTCCGACGGCGGCGAGTTCATCGCGCCCGCGCGGGCGCTGGAGCGGGCGCGGGCGATGATCGCCGCCGGCGTCGACATCATCGATATCGGCGCCGAATCCACCCGGCCCTACCAGGGCGCCCGGCCGGTCACGGCGGCGGAGGAGCTCGCGCGGCTGAAGCCGGTGCTATCGGACATCGTGGCGCTCGGTGTGCCCGTCTCGATCGACAGCATGAAGGCGGAGGTGGTGGCCTTCGCGCTCGACCAGGGCGCGGCGATCGCCAACGACGTCTGGGGCCTGCAACGCGACGCCGAGATGGCGCCGCTGATCGCCGCCAGGGGCGTGCCCGTCATCGTCATGCACAACCGCGACAGCGTCGATCCCGCCATCGACATCGTCGCGGACATCAAGACGTTCTTCCTGCGCTCGCTGGACCTTGCCGCAAAAGCCGGCATCGCGCGCGACAAGATCGTGCTCGATCCCGGGATCGGCTTCGGCAAGACCGCCGAGCAGAGCATGACCGCACTGGCGCGCTTGCGCGAGCTCGACATGTTCGGCCTGCCGATCCTGGTCGGCGCCTCGCGAAAACGCTTCATCGTCACGGTGTCGCCGTCGGAGCCCTCGGAGCGGCTCGCCGGCTCGATCGCGGCGCATCTGATCGCCGCGCAGCGCGGTGCAAAGATCATCCGGACCCATGACGTCGCCGAAACCCTGCAGGCCCTGCGGGTGGCGCATGCCATCGAGAGCGAGCAATGA
- the folB gene encoding dihydroneopterin aldolase — MTDTIFVTGLSIHARHGVMDHETEVGQRFVIDLELYTDLSEPARSDRLADTVSYAEVVATTTAAFKNTNYKLLERAAGAVADAILSHFPRIRAVKVTVHKPHAPIAAIFDDVGIVLTRSRHP; from the coding sequence ATGACCGATACGATCTTCGTCACCGGCCTGTCGATCCATGCCCGCCACGGCGTGATGGATCACGAAACCGAGGTCGGCCAGCGTTTCGTCATCGATCTCGAGCTCTATACCGACCTGTCGGAGCCTGCGCGCAGCGACCGGCTCGCCGACACGGTGTCGTACGCTGAAGTCGTGGCGACGACGACGGCGGCGTTCAAGAACACCAATTACAAGCTCCTGGAGCGCGCGGCGGGCGCGGTGGCTGATGCGATCCTGTCGCACTTCCCGCGCATCCGCGCCGTGAAGGTCACGGTGCACAAGCCGCATGCGCCGATCGCCGCGATCTTCGACGATGTCGGTATCGTGCTGACACGCTCGCGGCACCCCTAA
- a CDS encoding helicase HerA-like domain-containing protein, which yields MTAQDSKLGDTDAKIFVGKGDEQAWLTLALANRHGLVTGATGTGKTVSLQVMAEGFARAGVPVFAADIKGDLAGICQIGEPKDFIVKRANEMGLRFQPDQFSTVFWDVFGEQGHPVRATVTEMGPLLLARMLDLNDVQEGVLNVAFRVADDNGLTLMDMKDLRALLDAIVPDSGKKAADAEQDPLSAIRKAAQGFGNVTKATVGTIQRQLLVLENQGGTKFFGEPALTLKDFMKTDSDGRGMVNILVADKLLQNPRLYATFLLWMLSELFEELPEAGDLPKPKLVFFFDEAHLLFNDAPKALMDKIEQVVRLIRSKGVGVYFVTQNPIDVPDRVLGQLGNRVQHALRAFTPRDQKAVAAAAQTFRPNPRLDTAKVITELGKGEALVSFLEGNGTPSMVERVMIRPPSARIGPITPDERKSIMAASPVKGKYDTAVDAESAYEMIQKRIAGTAATADGPAGGGGGGVLGQIGSIVGTIFGTNVKRGRLSTGQVIARDVTRSVTNQVIGGMAANLGKSIGGQLGGSIGRTLVRGALGGLLRR from the coding sequence ATGACCGCACAGGACAGCAAGCTCGGCGATACCGACGCCAAGATCTTCGTCGGCAAGGGAGACGAGCAGGCCTGGCTGACGCTTGCGCTCGCCAATCGCCACGGCCTCGTCACGGGTGCAACCGGAACCGGCAAGACCGTGTCGCTGCAAGTGATGGCGGAAGGATTTGCACGCGCCGGTGTTCCGGTCTTCGCGGCCGACATCAAGGGCGACCTCGCCGGCATCTGCCAGATCGGCGAACCCAAGGACTTCATCGTCAAGCGCGCCAACGAAATGGGGCTGAGATTCCAGCCCGATCAGTTCTCGACGGTGTTCTGGGACGTATTCGGCGAGCAGGGCCACCCCGTGCGCGCGACCGTCACGGAAATGGGGCCGCTTCTGCTCGCGCGCATGCTCGATCTGAACGACGTGCAGGAAGGCGTGCTCAACGTCGCCTTCCGCGTCGCCGACGACAACGGCCTGACCTTGATGGACATGAAGGATCTGCGGGCGCTGCTCGATGCCATCGTGCCCGACAGCGGAAAGAAGGCTGCGGACGCGGAGCAGGACCCGCTCTCCGCCATCCGCAAGGCCGCTCAGGGGTTCGGCAACGTCACCAAGGCCACCGTCGGCACCATCCAGCGCCAGCTCCTGGTGCTGGAGAACCAGGGCGGCACCAAATTCTTCGGCGAGCCGGCGCTGACGCTCAAGGACTTCATGAAGACCGACAGCGACGGCCGCGGCATGGTCAACATCCTGGTCGCCGACAAGCTGCTCCAGAACCCGAGGCTATACGCGACCTTCCTGCTCTGGATGTTGTCGGAGCTGTTCGAGGAGCTGCCCGAAGCCGGCGATCTGCCCAAGCCGAAGCTGGTGTTCTTCTTCGACGAAGCGCATCTGTTGTTCAATGACGCGCCCAAGGCGCTGATGGACAAGATCGAGCAGGTGGTCCGCCTGATCCGCTCCAAGGGCGTCGGCGTCTACTTCGTGACGCAAAATCCGATCGACGTGCCCGACCGCGTGCTCGGACAATTGGGCAACCGGGTGCAGCACGCTTTGCGTGCCTTCACCCCGCGCGACCAGAAGGCGGTCGCCGCTGCGGCGCAGACCTTCCGGCCCAACCCGAGGCTCGACACCGCAAAGGTGATCACGGAGCTCGGCAAGGGCGAGGCGCTGGTGTCCTTCCTCGAGGGCAACGGCACGCCTTCGATGGTGGAGCGGGTGATGATCCGGCCGCCGTCCGCCCGCATCGGACCAATCACGCCGGACGAGCGCAAGTCGATCATGGCGGCAAGTCCGGTGAAGGGCAAATATGACACGGCCGTCGATGCGGAGTCCGCCTACGAGATGATCCAGAAGCGCATCGCCGGCACGGCGGCGACCGCCGATGGCCCCGCGGGCGGAGGCGGCGGCGGCGTTCTCGGCCAGATCGGCTCGATCGTCGGCACCATCTTCGGCACCAACGTCAAGCGAGGCCGTCTGTCGACCGGCCAGGTCATCGCCCGCGACGTGACGCGATCGGTCACCAACCAGGTGATCGGCGGGATGGCCGCCAATCTCGGCAAGTCGATCGGCGGTCAGCTCGGCGGCTCGATCGGCCGCACGCTGGTCCGCGGTGCGCTCGGCGGATTGCTGCGGCGGTAG
- a CDS encoding methylmalonyl-CoA mutase subunit beta codes for MTSVTDDLPLAADFPKATPEDWRKLVDGVLKGAPFEKLVGKTYDGIKIEPLYPRARGVAPVVGRAAAAPWQIVQRIDHPDAALANAQALQDLENGATGLALVFAGANGARGFGLEPSADAVAKVLKDIHLDAGIGIDLEIGPQSRMAAIHVAEYVKCNGLDPAACNIRFGLDPLAAGAVWGHSPYTWEEIAPAITGAIKGLAGLGFRGPFASADGRVIHDAGGSEVQELAFVLACGVAYLRAIEGAGIPLETAQGMVYARLAADADQFLTMAKFRALRLLWARIVTACGLTPKPLFIAADTSWRMLTQRDPYVNMLRATVATFAAGLAGANAITVLPHTLALGLPDPFARRVARSTQLLLLEESNLAKVSDPAAGAGGIETLTAQLCEAAWALFQESEKSGGAFAALQQGVFQSKVAATRKAREANIAKRRDVLTGASEFPNLQESEATVLKATPIALPPYGEQTYKFEALAPIRLAEPFEALRDKSDAMLKARGARPKVFLANLGTPADFTARATFAKSFFEAGGIQAVDSEGFADPAKLAAAFKASGAELACLCSSDKVYAEHAEAAARALQSSGGRHIYLAGRPAEAEAALRAAGVTGFVFAGGDAVVTLQDAYRRMEMA; via the coding sequence ATGACCTCCGTGACTGACGACCTGCCGCTGGCGGCGGATTTTCCCAAGGCTACGCCTGAGGACTGGCGCAAGCTGGTCGACGGCGTGCTGAAGGGCGCGCCGTTCGAGAAGCTGGTCGGCAAGACCTATGACGGCATCAAGATCGAACCGCTCTATCCGCGCGCGAGGGGCGTTGCACCCGTGGTCGGACGGGCCGCGGCCGCGCCGTGGCAGATCGTGCAGCGGATCGACCATCCCGACGCTGCGCTCGCGAATGCGCAGGCGCTGCAGGATCTGGAGAACGGTGCAACCGGGCTTGCACTGGTGTTCGCCGGCGCCAATGGCGCGCGCGGTTTCGGCCTGGAACCTTCTGCCGACGCGGTTGCAAAGGTCTTGAAGGACATTCATCTCGACGCCGGGATCGGCATCGACCTCGAGATCGGACCGCAATCGCGGATGGCGGCGATCCATGTCGCGGAATATGTGAAGTGCAACGGCCTCGATCCCGCCGCCTGCAACATCCGCTTCGGGCTCGATCCGCTCGCGGCTGGCGCGGTGTGGGGCCACAGCCCCTATACTTGGGAGGAAATCGCCCCCGCGATCACGGGCGCCATCAAGGGCCTCGCCGGGCTCGGCTTCAGGGGGCCGTTCGCCTCCGCCGACGGCCGCGTGATCCATGATGCCGGTGGTTCGGAAGTGCAGGAGCTCGCCTTCGTGCTGGCCTGCGGCGTCGCTTATCTGCGCGCGATCGAAGGCGCGGGCATTCCGCTGGAAACCGCGCAGGGCATGGTCTATGCGCGGCTCGCCGCTGATGCCGACCAATTCCTGACCATGGCCAAATTCCGCGCGCTGCGGCTGTTGTGGGCGCGCATCGTGACCGCTTGCGGGCTCACGCCGAAACCGCTGTTCATCGCCGCCGATACGTCCTGGCGCATGCTGACGCAGCGCGATCCCTACGTGAACATGCTGCGCGCGACCGTGGCGACCTTCGCCGCGGGGCTCGCCGGCGCCAATGCCATCACCGTGCTGCCGCATACGTTGGCGCTCGGCCTACCCGATCCGTTCGCGCGGCGCGTGGCGCGCAGCACCCAGCTTTTGCTGCTGGAAGAAAGCAACCTCGCCAAGGTCAGCGATCCTGCGGCGGGCGCCGGCGGGATCGAGACGCTGACGGCGCAGCTGTGCGAAGCGGCCTGGGCGCTATTCCAGGAGAGCGAGAAATCCGGTGGCGCCTTCGCCGCGCTTCAGCAGGGTGTGTTCCAGAGCAAGGTCGCGGCCACGCGGAAGGCGCGCGAGGCTAATATCGCGAAGCGCCGCGACGTGCTGACCGGCGCCAGCGAGTTTCCGAACCTGCAGGAGAGCGAAGCCACTGTCCTGAAGGCAACGCCGATCGCGCTTCCGCCCTATGGCGAACAGACATACAAGTTCGAGGCGCTGGCGCCGATCCGTCTCGCGGAACCGTTCGAGGCGCTGCGCGACAAATCCGACGCGATGTTGAAGGCGCGGGGCGCACGGCCAAAGGTGTTCCTGGCCAATCTCGGCACGCCCGCCGATTTCACCGCGCGCGCGACGTTCGCCAAGAGCTTCTTCGAGGCCGGCGGCATCCAGGCGGTCGACAGCGAGGGCTTTGCCGATCCGGCCAAGCTGGCCGCGGCCTTCAAGGCCTCCGGCGCCGAGCTGGCCTGTCTGTGTTCCAGCGACAAGGTCTATGCGGAACACGCCGAAGCTGCGGCAAGGGCCCTGCAATCGAGCGGCGGGCGACATATCTATCTGGCAGGCCGCCCGGCTGAGGCCGAGGCGGCGCTGCGGGCCGCCGGCGTCACGGGTTTTGTCTTCGCCGGGGGTGATGCGGTTGTCACGTTGCAAGACGCCTATCGACGGATGGAAATGGCATGA
- the scpA gene encoding methylmalonyl-CoA mutase — protein MSRIPNFADIAFERPTVAAPAGSAEPWLTPEGILVKPAYGEADVAGLDFLETYPGIAPYLRGPYPTMYVNQPWTVRQYAGFSTAEDSNAFYRRNLAAGQKGLSVAFDLATHRGYDSDHPRVGGDVGMAGVAIDSIYDMRTLFAGIPLDQMSVSMTMNGAVLPILALYVAAAEEQGVPPEKLSGTIQNDILKEFMVRNTYIYPPAPSMRIISDIFAYTSTRMPKYNSISISGYHMQEAGATQDLELAYTLADGVEYLRAGLAAGLDVDRFAPRLSFFWAIGMNFFMEVAKLRAARLLWAKLLKPFNPKDPRSLSLRTHSQTSGWSLTAQDVFNNVMRTTVEAMAATQGHTQSLHTNALDEALALPTDFSARIARNTQLFLQQESGTTRIIDPWGGSYYVERLTRDLAAKAWGHIQEIEELGGMAKAIEAGVPKLRIEEASAKTQARIDAGKQAVIGVNKYKPTDEDKIEILKVDNTNVRRLQIDKLKRLKAERNQQEVDAALAALTRSAGEGNGNLLALAIDAARAKATVGEISDAMEKVFGRHRAEIKSITGVYKREASSMGTQVEKVQALIDAFEEAEGRRPRILVAKIGQDGHDRGQKVIASAFADIGFDVDIGPLFATADEAARQAVENDVHILGVSSLAAAHLTAVPELKAALKKQGRDDIMIIVGGVVPPQDYDALYAAGAEAIFPPGTVIADAAEELIRKLNARLGHSEAAE, from the coding sequence ATGAGCCGCATTCCGAATTTCGCCGACATTGCCTTTGAGCGGCCAACCGTCGCTGCGCCTGCGGGCAGCGCCGAGCCGTGGCTGACGCCGGAGGGCATTCTGGTGAAGCCCGCTTATGGCGAGGCTGATGTCGCCGGGCTCGATTTCCTCGAAACCTATCCGGGCATCGCGCCCTATCTGCGCGGTCCCTACCCGACCATGTATGTCAACCAGCCCTGGACCGTCAGGCAATATGCCGGCTTCTCCACGGCGGAGGATTCCAACGCGTTCTACCGCCGCAACCTGGCGGCCGGGCAAAAGGGTCTCTCGGTCGCCTTCGATCTTGCCACCCATCGCGGCTACGACTCTGACCATCCGCGCGTCGGCGGCGATGTCGGTATGGCCGGCGTGGCCATCGATTCCATCTACGACATGCGCACGCTGTTTGCCGGGATTCCGCTCGATCAGATGAGCGTGTCCATGACCATGAACGGCGCGGTGCTGCCGATCCTCGCGCTCTACGTCGCCGCCGCCGAGGAACAGGGCGTGCCGCCGGAGAAGCTGTCGGGCACCATTCAGAACGACATTCTGAAAGAGTTCATGGTGCGCAACACCTACATCTATCCGCCGGCGCCCTCGATGCGGATCATCTCGGATATCTTCGCCTACACCTCCACGAGGATGCCGAAGTACAATTCCATTTCGATCTCCGGCTATCACATGCAGGAGGCCGGCGCGACGCAGGATCTCGAGCTCGCTTATACGCTCGCGGACGGCGTCGAATATCTGCGCGCCGGACTTGCCGCGGGGCTCGACGTCGACCGCTTCGCGCCGCGCCTGTCGTTCTTCTGGGCGATCGGCATGAACTTCTTCATGGAGGTCGCCAAGCTGCGCGCGGCGCGCCTGCTCTGGGCGAAGCTGCTGAAACCCTTCAACCCCAAGGACCCGCGCTCTCTCTCGCTGCGCACGCATAGCCAGACCTCGGGATGGTCGCTGACCGCGCAGGACGTCTTCAACAACGTGATGCGTACCACCGTGGAGGCGATGGCGGCGACGCAAGGCCATACCCAATCGCTGCACACCAACGCGCTCGACGAAGCGCTGGCGCTGCCGACCGACTTCTCGGCGCGCATCGCCCGCAACACCCAGCTGTTCCTGCAGCAGGAGAGCGGCACCACCCGCATCATCGATCCCTGGGGCGGCTCGTATTATGTCGAGCGGCTCACGCGCGACCTCGCCGCCAAGGCGTGGGGCCATATCCAGGAGATCGAGGAGCTCGGCGGCATGGCGAAGGCGATCGAAGCCGGCGTGCCGAAGCTGCGCATCGAGGAGGCCTCGGCCAAGACGCAAGCGCGGATCGACGCCGGCAAGCAGGCGGTGATCGGCGTCAACAAGTACAAGCCGACCGACGAGGACAAAATCGAGATCCTGAAGGTCGACAACACCAATGTCCGCCGGCTTCAGATCGACAAGCTCAAGCGGCTGAAGGCAGAGCGCAATCAGCAGGAGGTCGATGCCGCCCTCGCCGCGCTGACGCGCTCGGCCGGCGAAGGCAACGGCAATCTGCTCGCGCTCGCCATCGACGCGGCACGCGCCAAGGCGACCGTCGGCGAGATCTCCGACGCGATGGAGAAGGTGTTCGGCCGGCACCGCGCCGAGATCAAGTCCATCACCGGCGTCTACAAGCGGGAGGCGTCCAGCATGGGCACCCAGGTCGAGAAGGTTCAGGCGCTGATCGACGCCTTCGAGGAGGCGGAAGGCCGCCGCCCGCGCATCCTGGTCGCCAAGATAGGCCAGGACGGCCATGACCGCGGCCAGAAGGTGATTGCGTCAGCGTTCGCCGATATCGGCTTCGACGTCGACATCGGGCCGCTGTTTGCCACCGCCGACGAAGCCGCGCGGCAGGCGGTCGAGAACGACGTGCACATCCTCGGCGTCTCCTCGCTGGCAGCCGCCCACCTCACCGCCGTGCCTGAGCTGAAGGCCGCGCTGAAGAAGCAGGGCCGCGACGACATCATGATCATCGTCGGCGGCGTGGTGCCGCCGCAGGATTACGATGCGCTCTATGCCGCCGGCGCCGAGGCGATCTTCCCGCCCGGCACGGTGATTGCGGATGCGGCCGAGGAGCTGATCCGCAAGCTGAACGCCCGGCTGGGGCATAGCGAGGCGGCGGAGTAG
- a CDS encoding GFA family protein, with product MTETSKPVLTGGCQCGAVRFALTASPNKISICHCRMCQKASGAPFASFADIEKTDFAWTKGTPSAFQSSSIAMRDFCAACGTPLSFRRIDGPRIEIMTGAFDRPDHVVPTRQYGTESRLGWVVGIANLPSQTTQQNYGPEKMATIVSHQHPDHD from the coding sequence ATGACCGAGACCAGCAAACCCGTTCTCACCGGTGGCTGCCAATGCGGCGCCGTGCGCTTTGCGCTGACGGCGTCGCCGAACAAGATTTCGATCTGCCACTGCCGGATGTGCCAGAAGGCCAGCGGCGCGCCGTTTGCCTCCTTCGCCGATATCGAGAAGACGGACTTTGCCTGGACCAAGGGCACGCCGTCGGCGTTCCAATCTTCGTCGATCGCGATGCGCGATTTCTGCGCCGCCTGCGGCACGCCCCTGAGCTTCCGCCGCATCGATGGCCCGCGCATCGAGATCATGACCGGCGCCTTCGACCGACCGGACCACGTGGTGCCGACCCGGCAATATGGCACCGAATCCCGCCTCGGCTGGGTGGTCGGCATCGCCAATCTGCCGAGCCAGACCACGCAGCAGAATTACGGACCGGAGAAGATGGCGACCATCGTCAGCCATCAGCATCCGGATCATGATTGA
- the folK gene encoding 2-amino-4-hydroxy-6-hydroxymethyldihydropteridine diphosphokinase: MASVLIALGGNVGDVRATFKKAIAHICGMAQGALIARSSDYTTPPWGDENQDPFINACIEIETSLDPHALLFVLQKVEQKFGRTRTKARRWGPRTLDLDMIAYDDVSLQKPDLTLPHPRLFERAFVLVPLAEIAPDRVISGIRVRDGLASVSTQGIERLPDTG, translated from the coding sequence ATGGCGAGCGTGCTGATCGCACTCGGCGGCAATGTCGGCGATGTCCGCGCGACGTTCAAAAAGGCGATCGCGCATATCTGCGGCATGGCACAGGGGGCACTGATCGCGCGCTCGTCCGACTATACGACCCCGCCCTGGGGCGACGAGAACCAGGATCCCTTCATCAATGCCTGTATCGAGATCGAGACCAGTCTCGATCCGCATGCGCTATTGTTCGTGCTGCAGAAAGTCGAGCAGAAATTCGGCCGCACACGCACCAAGGCGCGGCGCTGGGGCCCGCGCACGCTCGATCTCGATATGATCGCCTACGACGATGTCTCCTTGCAGAAGCCCGACCTGACGCTGCCGCATCCGCGCCTGTTCGAGCGCGCCTTCGTGCTGGTGCCGCTGGCCGAAATCGCACCGGACCGCGTGATCTCGGGCATTCGTGTGCGTGACGGGCTCGCCAGCGTCTCGACGCAAGGCATTGAGCGGCTTCCGGATACCGGTTAA
- a CDS encoding SRPBCC family protein yields MTQAYYSAVLDHPLNDVWSLIRDFNNYPAYIDGVSESEIEDDKRGDEVGAIRRFCYLGNLIRQRLVDHSDRQHTLTYAGLEAIPYPQDDGGPSPAPARYQGTMHLRPIVEGDRTLIEWSVALETEAADAERWKALFAAWIPDWTDSLARTLARTRPRSG; encoded by the coding sequence ATGACCCAAGCCTATTACAGCGCCGTGCTGGACCATCCGCTGAACGACGTCTGGTCGCTGATCCGCGATTTCAACAACTACCCCGCTTACATCGACGGGGTGAGCGAAAGCGAGATCGAAGATGACAAGCGCGGCGATGAAGTCGGCGCCATCAGGCGCTTCTGCTATCTCGGAAACCTGATCCGCCAGCGTCTGGTCGATCACTCGGACCGGCAGCACACTCTCACTTATGCCGGTCTCGAGGCGATACCCTACCCGCAAGACGACGGCGGACCGAGTCCGGCGCCGGCGCGCTACCAAGGCACCATGCATCTGCGTCCGATCGTCGAAGGCGACCGCACCCTCATCGAATGGTCGGTCGCGCTCGAAACCGAAGCTGCGGACGCCGAGCGCTGGAAAGCCCTGTTTGCCGCCTGGATTCCCGATTGGACGGATTCACTGGCACGGACCCTGGCCCGGACCCGTCCGCGATCTGGTTAG